ATACTGTTATAGGAATTGCTGAAAATTATCAAGAAGCGCTTACATTATTTTACAAACTACCTGTAGACTTGGTAATTATTGATGTTTTTTTAGGAGATAACCCAGAAGGAATAACATTTGCTGAGACAATATCAACAGTACCAAACTCATTAAAACCTTTTATATTTTTAACCGGCTCAAAAGACCGAGAAATTTTTGAGCGTGCCAAACTTACCAAACCATATCGTTTTATCCTAAAACCATTTAATGAACTAGAAATTTTATACGCCATTGAAATGGCTATTGAAAAGTTTTATGGTCAAATAAATGTATTTGCAAGTACGCATGAAGATACCGTTATTGGAAATGAATATTTGTTTATCAAAAAGAAAAATGTTTTAAAAAAAGTAACGCTTTCTAGTATCATCTTTATCGAAGTAGAAAACAGATACTGTAATATTATTACAGAAAGCGAAAAATTCTTAATTCAAATATCTTTAAGCAAAATACTCACTTATCTGAATCTTTCGATTTTTATGCAAATTCATCGTAAATATGTGGTAAACATAAATAACATCGAACAAATAATTACTAGTGATAATTTACTGCTTCTTAAAAATAAGTACAAGATTCCCTTTAGCACTAAACATAAAGATCTTTTTAATAGTTTTTCTGTTTTAAAATAACATTTCTATTCTATTTTTTAGACCAAACATACGAGGCATATTTATATGCCTCGTTTTTTATGATCCACAACATTAAAAAGTGTGCTCGTAACATCGCTTATAATTTCACGCTATTTAAAAGCTAATTTTATACCAGAAATTAAGAATAGCGCTATTTGTAATTTCAGATAACTAAACAAAGTAGAGTTCAGAAACTACTATAAAGAAACGAGGCGAAATCTGAAAAGCCAAATGAGTAGGGAATTTAAACATAAAAATTATGAGTAGTAGAGTCATTTTAAATCTTGTAAACAATACTAACGGAGATGTTACTTGCACAGACATAAGCTGTAAGACTTGGAATAACCTAGAAGTCGGACAAGTTGTAAAGAGTGGTTCAAGCATATCGTTTAATGCTGACACTAATGATAGACTTTTTTTAACTTGGAAAAATAAAGAAGCTGGAGCTGTATTCTATATGGCCATGACCTGCCCAAAAAAATCCACTAATTCAGCCTGTGGATATGATACTTTATCGGGGCTACAAACCTATAAAAAACACGGTACTCCCGCTACTTTCACTTTTAATTTAGGAGAGGAGAATAATGCCGATTGGACAAATGGAGATTCCAATCATAACAATAACGTACCATACGGAAGCTGTTAATAGTTTACAGGTATATGAGCTTCTCTTAGTGCTCATTTTACCATAACACTAACTTTAAAAAAAATAGTAACCCAAATTCGATTTTACATTGAAAACAATCAAAGATTGTGTCAAGTACATTCTTTTTAAAAACAAAATCACTTAAAATCGAATTTGAGTTATAAAAATTAAATAAAATGAATACAAAGAACATAGCAATTAAGTTATTTAACAACACTACATATTGTTGGGAAGCTTTTCCAAACAGTTCAAATGACGAGATAGCATTGAATGATTTTGATAGCAAGAACAAAGATCAAAAATGGACGCTTATAAATAATAAAATAACAATTAACACTAAAAATCAAGGTACGAAAGTGGCTGAATGTTATCCTAACTCTAATTGTTTAGAAACCTCTAATAACCATCCCAACAACAGCGACCAAGTTTTTCAAATTAAAAATGTATCAGGTGAAAATTCTAACGTCTATTTTATAAGTTGTGAAACAAAAAATAGAGGAACACTTTATGTTTATGGAAATTCTAAAAACCATACTGGAATTGGACTACGTGAATACAATAGTTCTGATACAGAATTATATTGGGTTATCGAATAATCACTAAGTAACTTAAAAACAACATTTTTCACCTTCTTAGCTATATAACCAATCAACTACAAAACAATAGCGGATAACAACAACCTATACGACATTTTAATTGTTGTGTAGGTTGTTCTGTTTTTACAAAAAAATTCTGATATAACAGTCAATTTTGGTAGCCTCGAAACAACTAGTCTAAAAAATTAATATATGGAACATATACAATGTTTTTTCATAAACCTTCCTTCTACCCTATCATCTAACAACAAAACCAACTGTTATAACACTAAACACCAACTGATCTACACATATATCCTAATTATTCACAACGCTTCTTAACTTTAAATAAATTCTAAAAAATAACACATTCCCCTTTTTACCATATTCACAACATAAAAAATTGTATTCACAACATTAGCTTAATTTTTAAGCCATTTAAAAAGTAGTTTTATATCAGAAATTAAAAACCAACACTATTTATAATTCTCTAAAAATAACCAAAGTAGAGTTCAGTAGCTACTATAAAAATAGGGCGGAATCTGAAAAGTTTTGTGAGTAAGAATAAAAACTAAATAAACTTAAAAAACAAAACCATGAGTCATACACACAATCACCCAGAAGGATTACACTGTTCGTGCTGCAATCCCATGTGGAAGTCATTACTTCCTAATATTGAATTAGAAGAGGGAAAGAATAATGAAGACGCTGAACACTCGGAAACACTCATCTTTCGCACGGGTAGTAATCCTGCGGAGAAAGACGATAAAAGAGTCGGCTACATTCAAACCATGGCTGGCGGTAAGGATGTCATGGTAGAAGCTGTTGGTATTCAGGATGGTCATATTATTGTGACAGGTTCGCATGAATATGTAAAGGCCAATATGCCAGTAGATACCACTGAGCAAATTATATATGGCAGGCAAACACTTCTACCAGGATTTATTGAACCACATATACATATTTTACCAAGTGCCGTTTTCAATATGGCTACAGATGTAGGTCCTTTTATAGGACAATACTTAAGAACTAATATAGCGCTTACAGAAGAAAAAAAATACAGTAAAAATTGGGTGATAAGAACGCTACGAGATCTATCATTAGCTGAATCAGCATCGAAGAAAGAAAAAGAAACAACTTGGATTTTTGGTAGAAATGTAGACCCTTCTTTACTTATTGATGAAAGTAAAGAATTTAACGCCGAAGTACTGGATAAAATATCAGATGTTCAACCTGTTTTTTTAATGAACTCATCTGTACATTTGGCCTATGTGAATACTGCAGCTATTAAGTTGGCAAAAAATGAAAATATAATACTGCCTGCCAGTGGTGTTTTGAAAGAGATTGCTGAGATGCAACTTGTTTTACCGCTTATCATTAAAAGCATAGACCCTATTGCCCTTAAAAAAAGACTTTCTACTGAAGTGGATACTATTTTCACAGAAGCTAGTCAGAGAGGAGTCACTTATGTTTTTGATGCTGCAGTGGAACCTTTCTCTAAAGATTCTCCATTAAATCAGCCTGACTACCTCGAAGCAAAGGCTAATAACGATTGTCCTGTACGAATAGGTGGTGCCTTAGTTGCTGTTACATTAAATGATTTCAATAGTAAAATAGAAGGTCGATACCATCCAAACCAAGGGGATGACAAGTTCAACCTAGCGTACATAAAAGTAATCTCCGATGGTTCCAATCAAGGAATGACAGGTTATCAATATACACCTTACGATTGTGATGAAAATTACAATCTTTATGGTAGTGACAATGCTAAAAACATTGCAGAACAAACCAATGAAGGCATCTTTAACTATGGGTATCCTTTAGAGTTCGATACTATGATTAGCAAAGCTGTTGATAATGATTGGCCCATAATGGTACATGCCAATGGTGATCATGCCTTAGACCGTACAATCAAGGCATTCAAATTATCTGGTATTAATAAATCAACTATAGAAGCCCGAAGAGACAGAATAGAACACGCCTCTTTATTATCTGATCAAAATATGACAGATATGCAAAAATTAGGAATATCACCAAGCTTTCTAATTGGTCATGTGGGTTACTGGGGATGGGTATTTCAACAGACTATATTAGGCCAAGAAAGAAGTAATCATTTAGACAGATGTCACTCAGCCATTCATGACTATAACATGAGAATAACGCTTCATAGTGACTATAGTGTTACTCCATTAGGTCCGTTACGTATGATGGAACAATCTATTACTCGAATAATGGAAGGTGCTCCTAAAGAATTAAATATTCAAGTATTGAATAAAGCAGAACGTATTACTAGGTTTCAAGCACTTAAGGCAATGACGTATGATGCTGCCTGGCAATGTCATGCCAACCAATGGGTTGGATCTCTGGAAGTTGGTAAATGTGCTGACTTTGTCTTATTAGAAGAGAACCCACTTACTTATAGCTGTGAAGAAGGAGTTTATTCCGCTAAAGGGATGCGAAACATTCCTGTATTAGAAACCTGGAAAGGAGGAATAAAGAGATATAGTACTGCTGATGAAATTAAAGCACTATTGCTTCAAAACCCCTCATTGAGAGCTAGGACGAAAGAAGGAGTTATATAGAATTTATCAGTGGATCAGAACCCACTTTAATAAACGAACTGACTTGCACAGAAAAAGCAAGGGAGTAATCTGAAAAGCCTTACGAGTAGGAACAAATAAATCTAATAAATCATGGAGAATTTAACAGAGAAAAAACACACTTTGGGTAGAGAAATTCTAAGTCAATTAGCGATAGAGGCATTGGCAGCAGAAAAAACAATTAAAACAATTAAGTTTAAATTAAAATTAGGTAATGCAGATCGGGGTTACATGGGACTAAATAAAAAAAATAACGGGAACCACTTTATCTGTGATGTGTCAGAAAAAGATGCTGCTATTTTTAATATAAAAACTACGAAGTACACAAAAAAAGATCACTTCACTTATGAACTAAAGGACAATCCCTACAAAGGAAATTGGCTAGACTATCATACAGGCTCAGGAGAAATCTTTGCAGAATCTCATTCTTGGATTGAAAAAGACATAGCTATTTGGCAATACAAGGACAAGAAATTACAGGCACTCATAGGAAAAAAATTTGGAGAACTACCAATATGTGGA
This genomic stretch from Tenacibaculum sp. Bg11-29 harbors:
- a CDS encoding amidohydrolase, translated to MSHTHNHPEGLHCSCCNPMWKSLLPNIELEEGKNNEDAEHSETLIFRTGSNPAEKDDKRVGYIQTMAGGKDVMVEAVGIQDGHIIVTGSHEYVKANMPVDTTEQIIYGRQTLLPGFIEPHIHILPSAVFNMATDVGPFIGQYLRTNIALTEEKKYSKNWVIRTLRDLSLAESASKKEKETTWIFGRNVDPSLLIDESKEFNAEVLDKISDVQPVFLMNSSVHLAYVNTAAIKLAKNENIILPASGVLKEIAEMQLVLPLIIKSIDPIALKKRLSTEVDTIFTEASQRGVTYVFDAAVEPFSKDSPLNQPDYLEAKANNDCPVRIGGALVAVTLNDFNSKIEGRYHPNQGDDKFNLAYIKVISDGSNQGMTGYQYTPYDCDENYNLYGSDNAKNIAEQTNEGIFNYGYPLEFDTMISKAVDNDWPIMVHANGDHALDRTIKAFKLSGINKSTIEARRDRIEHASLLSDQNMTDMQKLGISPSFLIGHVGYWGWVFQQTILGQERSNHLDRCHSAIHDYNMRITLHSDYSVTPLGPLRMMEQSITRIMEGAPKELNIQVLNKAERITRFQALKAMTYDAAWQCHANQWVGSLEVGKCADFVLLEENPLTYSCEEGVYSAKGMRNIPVLETWKGGIKRYSTADEIKALLLQNPSLRARTKEGVI
- a CDS encoding LytTR family DNA-binding domain-containing protein — encoded protein: METINILIIEDNSEVASDLENTLDKNGYTVIGIAENYQEALTLFYKLPVDLVIIDVFLGDNPEGITFAETISTVPNSLKPFIFLTGSKDREIFERAKLTKPYRFILKPFNELEILYAIEMAIEKFYGQINVFASTHEDTVIGNEYLFIKKKNVLKKVTLSSIIFIEVENRYCNIITESEKFLIQISLSKILTYLNLSIFMQIHRKYVVNINNIEQIITSDNLLLLKNKYKIPFSTKHKDLFNSFSVLK